In Pseudomonas sp. MTM4, one genomic interval encodes:
- a CDS encoding LysR family transcriptional regulator translates to MDRLTQMATFVKTVELGSFSAAADDLNLSPQLVGKQVKMLEQHLGVSLLHRTTRRQSLTDFGRAFYPRAKLILADMQSAENLAALTRGTPSGRLRINAPVTFGIRTLSPRLLEYMVRYPQVSVDLTLSNELVDIVDDGYDVVFRIGELVSSGLKAVPLEPYQMVLCAAPSYLARRPPIINPWDLQQQECLGFTYSDGRSHWSFDSPEGRIDVPITSKLTINQGDPLLAAAVAGLGVVLQPIELVSDALRDGTLVRLLPQYPVPNTAMHILYTPDRRMTPKLRSFLEFAREAFGQRGPL, encoded by the coding sequence ATGGATCGCCTGACCCAGATGGCCACGTTCGTCAAAACAGTTGAGCTGGGTTCATTCAGCGCCGCTGCGGACGACCTGAATCTCTCCCCTCAATTGGTAGGGAAACAGGTGAAAATGCTCGAACAACATCTGGGTGTTTCCCTGCTGCACCGGACTACGCGCAGGCAAAGCCTCACCGACTTCGGCAGGGCGTTCTACCCGCGAGCAAAACTGATCCTTGCAGACATGCAGTCTGCCGAGAACCTGGCCGCCCTCACTCGGGGCACACCAAGTGGCCGCCTTCGCATCAACGCGCCGGTCACGTTCGGAATTCGCACGCTTTCGCCACGCCTGCTGGAATACATGGTTCGGTATCCTCAGGTGTCTGTTGACCTAACGTTATCGAACGAACTGGTCGATATCGTTGATGATGGTTACGACGTGGTATTTCGCATCGGCGAGCTGGTGAGCAGTGGGTTGAAGGCAGTGCCACTGGAGCCCTATCAGATGGTTTTATGCGCTGCGCCGTCCTATCTTGCACGTCGCCCTCCCATCATCAATCCGTGGGATCTACAGCAGCAGGAGTGTCTGGGGTTTACCTATTCTGATGGCCGCTCACACTGGAGCTTCGACAGCCCGGAGGGGCGTATAGATGTTCCTATTACAAGCAAATTAACGATCAATCAAGGTGATCCACTGCTGGCAGCGGCTGTAGCTGGTCTAGGTGTGGTTCTACAGCCGATAGAGTTGGTTAGCGATGCACTGCGCGATGGGACACTGGTGCGTCTGTTGCCGCAGTACCCCGTGCCGAATACCGCAATGCACATCCTCTATACCCCTGACCGAAGAATGACTCCAAAGCTGCGCAGCTTCTTGGAGTTTGCGCGTGAGGCTTTTGGGCAGCGAGGCCCTCTCTAA
- a CDS encoding LysR family transcriptional regulator — translation MITNLRQIDLNLLLIFDALMQEQNLSRAAVRLHLSQSTVSNALARLREQLGEPLFQRTSRGMVPTPHAHTLYGPVRQALHLLRIGLGPQEAIDAESDLLFRVSMNDYAQAVFLPNVLAKLQATAPRLVLSVQSDNADTLVKHLGTGELDLAIDYLHFDDDDLHYQPLREEELAVIACANHPELKGRLTMEQYQNCHHVSVHPRAGRGSPLEIVLGSAKVQRKVQLLVPHYLAIPSIVSRSHLLGTVPRPLAEHFAQQYSLQILSLPIAMASVQVNLIWHKQQNAAVGLKWLREQIVSVVKAR, via the coding sequence ATGATTACGAATTTGCGACAGATCGATTTGAATCTGTTGTTGATCTTCGATGCGCTGATGCAGGAACAAAACTTGTCGCGAGCCGCTGTGCGCTTGCACTTGAGCCAGTCGACGGTCAGCAACGCCTTGGCCCGCTTACGCGAGCAGTTGGGCGAGCCCTTGTTCCAACGTACCTCACGGGGGATGGTGCCTACCCCGCATGCGCATACCCTCTATGGGCCGGTGCGCCAAGCATTGCATCTGCTGCGCATCGGACTGGGTCCACAGGAAGCGATCGATGCCGAGAGCGACCTGCTGTTTCGGGTATCTATGAACGATTACGCGCAGGCCGTGTTTCTACCGAACGTTCTGGCGAAATTGCAGGCAACGGCGCCACGACTGGTGCTCTCCGTGCAGTCAGATAATGCAGACACCCTTGTAAAGCACCTGGGGACCGGCGAACTGGATCTGGCCATCGACTATCTGCACTTCGACGATGACGATCTGCATTACCAGCCGCTGCGTGAAGAAGAACTTGCGGTCATTGCCTGTGCGAATCACCCCGAGCTCAAAGGGCGGCTGACAATGGAGCAGTACCAGAATTGCCATCACGTCTCGGTTCATCCACGCGCCGGGCGTGGGTCGCCATTGGAGATCGTTCTGGGCTCTGCAAAAGTGCAGCGGAAGGTGCAGCTGCTCGTACCGCACTATTTGGCGATTCCCTCGATTGTTTCTCGCTCCCACTTGCTCGGAACCGTGCCCAGACCACTCGCTGAGCATTTCGCCCAACAGTACTCCCTCCAAATTCTCTCTCTTCCTATAGCCATGGCGTCGGTCCAGGTGAACTTGATCTGGCACAAGCAGCAAAACGCAGCCGTCGGGCTGAAGTGGTTGCGCGAGCAGATTGTCTCCGTAGTGAAGGCCCGATAA
- a CDS encoding SRPBCC family protein: MQFDTTSFRARYRANIKPRYSAWLHGGFVLLFGAFCIGFLWSRAENVQPWEWLAVPLALILQNWGEYMIHQHLGHFKRRFSKMFYQRHTGDHHSFFAYGQMSYERAQDWRVIFFPAWLIIIFAAVNLASYWALSHWNTNIAALFSGTLLLGYLAYEILHACEHLPEQHPISKLPWVRQMRRLHELHHARGLMHRFNFNVVFPLWDWIYGTMYWENDGHIEDRKKMISVQHHIDICRSPKQVLGYLSTPTRWHEWHHYPVEIKGSAGPLPAGAEFEYTGGRAGYLLWNVIEYVPGHRWQARARGKYGLVMFVTYECEPMGTMTRFTRTLEYRFSHLIGRLANHFLLHKRIEKDSADLLGNLSSVAEKVIPASSPPPTR; the protein is encoded by the coding sequence ATGCAGTTCGATACGACCAGCTTTCGCGCGCGGTATCGCGCGAATATCAAGCCCCGCTACAGCGCCTGGCTGCATGGCGGTTTTGTTCTTCTGTTCGGCGCGTTTTGCATTGGTTTTCTCTGGAGCCGTGCCGAGAACGTACAACCGTGGGAGTGGCTGGCGGTGCCGCTAGCGCTGATCCTCCAGAACTGGGGGGAGTACATGATTCACCAGCACCTGGGCCACTTCAAACGCCGCTTTAGCAAGATGTTCTACCAGCGTCATACCGGCGACCATCACAGCTTCTTCGCTTATGGGCAGATGAGCTACGAGCGCGCCCAGGATTGGCGGGTCATTTTTTTCCCGGCGTGGCTGATCATCATCTTCGCGGCGGTGAATTTGGCGAGCTATTGGGCGCTGAGCCATTGGAATACCAACATTGCGGCCCTGTTCAGCGGAACGCTATTGCTCGGTTACCTCGCCTACGAAATTCTCCATGCCTGCGAACATCTGCCGGAACAGCATCCCATCTCGAAGCTGCCATGGGTGCGCCAGATGCGTCGGCTGCACGAGCTGCACCACGCCCGTGGCTTGATGCACAGGTTCAACTTCAACGTGGTGTTCCCGCTCTGGGACTGGATTTACGGGACGATGTACTGGGAAAACGACGGCCATATCGAAGATCGCAAGAAGATGATCTCGGTGCAGCACCACATCGACATCTGCCGGTCGCCGAAGCAGGTGCTGGGCTATCTCAGCACTCCAACGCGCTGGCACGAATGGCATCACTATCCGGTGGAGATAAAAGGCTCTGCCGGCCCACTGCCTGCCGGCGCCGAGTTTGAGTACACGGGCGGCCGCGCGGGGTACCTGCTCTGGAATGTCATCGAATACGTGCCGGGGCATCGTTGGCAGGCGCGCGCGCGCGGTAAATACGGCCTGGTGATGTTCGTGACTTATGAGTGCGAACCGATGGGGACGATGACCCGGTTCACGCGCACACTGGAATATCGCTTCTCCCACCTGATCGGGCGCCTGGCCAACCACTTCCTCCTGCACAAGCGGATCGAGAAGGATTCGGCGGACCTACTGGGTAACCTCAGCTCCGTGGCCGAGAAAGTGATTCCTGCGTCTTCGCCGCCTCCGACCCGCTAG
- a CDS encoding mechanosensitive ion channel family protein — MHSSRSRFLSVPLIAALLQLAAPMQAQAQSDPSFLSDEVSSQDARRAAEVLQDEGRRADVLATLRVIANDQTVVAAVDGTGADADGDAAPAEAPVAAEPEPEPVITPLEEGGLIAQMLGQVSRWADGLGQQVGQVRDALLELPAWFDSIFRSQAGRALFVDALIALTVVFSLGLLVEWGMRRLLRRPSMALQEHAREIEVRASAAGAAEPSLRVRQQPEQMDAERAAAAAATQPEQSGVALMQTIRDGVERVEAIPLGGSEQKVAGTADAGPAIAGESEESKPAAAEPKGRHNSSFGDHRGALRHLPFALGIFLLDLLPLVLFFCVAALVAHLYPSLDERTREVTGGFVLAYLFTRFTMAVVRLLLSPTGYGLRVFRVSGETSRLLNSWALCFVALAAFGIALADALQHLGSGAAGRAAILKFISLLAHLMIVMLIFKLRRPVRDAIAPKAGSSGPLVLLRRWAAQVWAIAAAAFVMGLWVVWALGVENGFPKLIEFIGLTGGIVVLGRLAAVLALGALERAFVGDQYGDTDTAQTSDGVRSRLVEQLYPLVRWLMSALIAVCVLVALFQAWGFDAISWFAAGTIGRSLAGAVMTIAIAVILALVVWQLTNAVLERRITRWSESGELMRAARLRTLLPMLRTGLMIVILLVVGLTALSEVGINTTPLLAGASIIGVALGFGSQKLVQDFITGIFLLMENAMQVGDWVTVAGVSGTVENLSIRTVRLRAGDGSLHIVPFSSVSTVNNTNRGIGNAAVRISVGYDTDIDQAIAELKRIGAELRADPAFADLIIDDLAVWGVDSVDGSMVTLAGQMRCIDKGRWGVQREFNRRIFEHFRELGIQIADPRERFMMAQEPTA; from the coding sequence ATGCATAGCTCACGTTCAAGATTTCTTAGTGTTCCGCTCATTGCCGCTCTGCTGCAGTTGGCTGCGCCGATGCAGGCGCAGGCGCAGAGTGATCCGTCGTTTCTGTCCGACGAGGTCTCTTCTCAGGATGCACGGCGTGCGGCCGAGGTGCTCCAGGATGAGGGGCGGCGCGCCGATGTTCTGGCGACGCTCAGAGTCATTGCGAACGACCAAACCGTGGTTGCGGCAGTAGATGGGACCGGTGCCGATGCCGATGGTGACGCGGCGCCGGCCGAGGCGCCGGTAGCGGCTGAACCAGAGCCGGAGCCGGTGATAACGCCTTTGGAGGAGGGCGGTCTGATAGCGCAGATGCTGGGGCAGGTCTCGCGTTGGGCCGATGGCCTTGGTCAGCAGGTGGGTCAGGTCAGGGACGCTCTGCTGGAACTGCCCGCGTGGTTCGATTCGATTTTCAGATCCCAGGCGGGCCGGGCATTGTTTGTCGATGCGCTGATCGCCCTGACGGTGGTGTTTTCCCTCGGTTTGCTTGTCGAGTGGGGCATGCGACGTTTACTGCGTAGACCCAGCATGGCCTTGCAAGAGCACGCGCGGGAGATCGAGGTGCGTGCGAGCGCTGCCGGGGCGGCTGAGCCTTCTCTACGTGTTCGGCAGCAGCCCGAGCAGATGGACGCCGAGCGTGCCGCCGCAGCGGCCGCGACCCAGCCTGAGCAGTCTGGCGTCGCACTGATGCAAACCATTCGAGACGGAGTCGAAAGGGTTGAGGCCATTCCTCTAGGCGGTTCCGAGCAGAAAGTTGCGGGGACCGCTGACGCGGGGCCGGCGATAGCCGGTGAAAGCGAAGAGTCGAAACCCGCTGCGGCAGAACCCAAGGGTCGGCATAACAGCAGCTTTGGCGACCATCGCGGTGCTCTGCGGCACTTGCCGTTCGCGCTTGGCATCTTTCTGCTGGATCTGTTGCCGCTGGTCTTGTTTTTCTGCGTTGCCGCGCTGGTCGCGCATCTTTACCCCAGCCTCGACGAGCGGACCCGCGAAGTCACCGGCGGGTTCGTTCTCGCTTACCTCTTCACCCGCTTCACCATGGCGGTGGTGCGCCTGCTGTTATCGCCGACGGGCTATGGCCTGCGAGTTTTCAGGGTAAGCGGAGAGACGTCGCGGCTGCTGAACAGCTGGGCGCTGTGCTTCGTGGCGCTGGCGGCTTTCGGTATCGCGCTGGCGGATGCGTTGCAGCATCTCGGCAGCGGTGCGGCAGGGCGCGCCGCTATCCTGAAATTCATCTCGCTGCTCGCCCATTTGATGATCGTCATGCTCATCTTCAAGCTGCGGCGGCCGGTGCGCGACGCCATCGCGCCCAAAGCGGGCAGCAGCGGGCCGCTCGTGCTGCTCCGCCGTTGGGCCGCGCAGGTCTGGGCCATCGCCGCCGCCGCGTTTGTGATGGGCCTGTGGGTCGTCTGGGCTCTCGGCGTTGAGAACGGGTTTCCGAAGCTGATCGAGTTCATCGGGTTGACCGGTGGCATCGTAGTGCTCGGCCGCCTGGCCGCGGTACTGGCGCTCGGTGCGCTGGAGCGGGCATTCGTCGGTGACCAATATGGTGATACCGATACTGCGCAAACATCAGATGGCGTGCGCAGCCGGTTGGTCGAGCAGCTGTATCCGCTGGTGCGCTGGCTCATGTCGGCGTTGATCGCCGTCTGTGTACTGGTCGCGCTCTTTCAGGCCTGGGGCTTCGATGCGATCAGCTGGTTCGCAGCGGGAACCATCGGCCGCAGCCTGGCCGGCGCCGTGATGACCATCGCGATTGCGGTGATCCTGGCATTGGTGGTCTGGCAACTGACCAATGCCGTGCTCGAGCGGCGTATCACCCGCTGGAGCGAAAGCGGGGAACTGATGCGGGCCGCGAGGCTGCGCACGCTACTGCCGATGCTGCGTACGGGGTTGATGATAGTAATTTTGCTGGTCGTCGGCCTGACCGCTCTTAGCGAGGTTGGCATCAATACGACGCCTCTGCTGGCGGGCGCGAGCATCATCGGCGTCGCCCTGGGTTTCGGCTCGCAGAAGTTGGTCCAGGACTTCATCACCGGCATTTTCCTACTGATGGAAAATGCCATGCAGGTGGGCGACTGGGTGACCGTCGCGGGCGTCTCCGGCACGGTAGAAAATCTGTCGATCCGCACCGTGCGGCTGCGCGCGGGCGACGGTTCGTTGCACATCGTCCCGTTCAGCTCGGTGTCCACGGTCAACAACACCAACCGCGGCATTGGCAATGCTGCGGTACGGATCAGTGTCGGCTACGACACCGACATCGACCAGGCGATCGCCGAGCTGAAGAGGATCGGCGCTGAGTTGCGTGCTGACCCGGCGTTCGCCGACCTGATCATCGACGATCTGGCCGTATGGGGCGTCGATTCGGTGGATGGCTCGATGGTGACGCTGGCTGGGCAGATGCGCTGTATCGACAAGGGGCGCTGGGGCGTTCAACGCGAGTTCAACCGGCGCATCTTCGAGCACTTCCGCGAGCTGGGCATTCAGATCGCCGATCCGCGCGAGCGTTTCATGATGGCGCAGGAGCCGACCGCCTAG
- a CDS encoding TerC family protein: MSTLEPFFMAEFLGTATWLWLVFITVVISLLVFDLGVLHREHREIGVRESLLLSAGYITAGLLFGLWVWQVKGGDAGMDFYTGFLIEKSLSMDNVFLMAMIFSFLAIPRKYQHEVLFWGILGVIVLRAIMIGLGAALIHEFSWILYVFGVFLLLTGVKMLFSKVDDHPDLSENTLVKFLRRHMRVTDGLHEGRFFVRQPDASGRMVVWATPLFLALVLIECADLVFAVDSVPAIFAITQDPFIVYTSNIFAILGLRALYFALAAMIHRFAYLKYALALVLVFIGCKIFLVGIIGKTPPAISLSVTVGLLVGGVLLSLWKTRNDPPLADTETNRHS; the protein is encoded by the coding sequence ATGAGCACCCTAGAACCGTTCTTCATGGCCGAGTTCCTCGGCACTGCCACCTGGTTGTGGCTCGTCTTCATCACCGTTGTCATCAGCCTGCTGGTCTTCGACCTCGGGGTGCTTCACCGTGAGCATCGCGAAATCGGCGTCCGGGAAAGCCTGTTGTTGTCCGCCGGCTACATCACGGCCGGCCTGCTCTTCGGCCTTTGGGTCTGGCAGGTCAAGGGCGGCGACGCCGGTATGGATTTCTACACCGGCTTTCTGATCGAGAAGTCGTTGTCCATGGACAACGTGTTTCTCATGGCGATGATCTTCAGCTTCCTGGCCATCCCGCGTAAGTACCAGCACGAGGTGCTGTTCTGGGGCATTCTCGGCGTGATCGTGCTGCGCGCCATCATGATCGGCCTCGGCGCCGCGCTGATACACGAGTTCAGCTGGATTCTCTATGTATTTGGCGTCTTCCTGCTGCTGACCGGTGTGAAGATGCTGTTCAGCAAGGTCGATGACCATCCGGATCTGTCCGAAAACACGTTGGTGAAATTCTTGCGTCGGCACATGCGCGTCACGGACGGTCTGCATGAGGGGCGTTTCTTCGTGCGCCAGCCGGATGCCAGCGGCCGCATGGTCGTCTGGGCCACACCGCTGTTCCTGGCGCTGGTGCTGATCGAGTGTGCCGACCTGGTGTTCGCGGTGGACAGCGTGCCGGCGATCTTCGCCATCACCCAGGACCCGTTTATCGTCTACACCTCGAACATCTTCGCGATCCTTGGCCTGCGTGCGCTGTACTTCGCCCTGGCGGCGATGATTCATCGCTTCGCCTACCTCAAGTACGCCCTGGCTCTGGTGCTGGTGTTCATCGGCTGCAAGATCTTCCTGGTCGGCATTATTGGCAAGACTCCGCCGGCGATTTCCCTGAGCGTTACGGTCGGCCTGCTGGTCGGTGGCGTGCTGCTGTCGCTGTGGAAGACCCGCAACGACCCGCCTCTCGCCGATACCGAAACGAACCGCCATTCATAA
- the mdtD gene encoding multidrug transporter subunit MdtD produces the protein MQTVVLDARTARVLPWLVAIAFFMQTLDGTILNTALPAMARDLAEDPLRMQGVVIAYMLTVALLIPASGWLADRFGTRRIFFSAILLFTLGSLLCAMSTSFNQLVISRVIQGMGGALMLPVGRLVVLRAYPRSEFVRVMTFIALPGMVGPLIGPTLGGWLVEYASWHWIFLINLPVGLIGCMAAFRFMPDLKSAERIRFDSFGFLLFGSAMVLITIALEGLGDMHMPHARVLLLIVIGAACLTAYWLRAGHVDKPLFSPALFRVRSFAVGIFGNLFARLGSGALPFLLPLLLQVALGYSPAQAGMLMIPLALGAMFIKPLAKPLIDRFGYRRILIGNTLLLGSLIASLATIDAHTPMVLLLLHLSLIGMVNSMQFTAMNTVTLVGLSNQNASSGNSLLSVVVQLSMSLGVASAGALLGGFTVPGADGEAVLRAFHLTFLCIGTMSMLAASLFSQLDSRRVMAARLIDEE, from the coding sequence GCGGGATCTGGCCGAAGATCCGCTGCGCATGCAAGGCGTGGTTATCGCTTACATGCTCACCGTGGCACTGTTGATACCGGCGTCGGGCTGGTTGGCGGATCGCTTCGGCACTCGGCGGATATTTTTCTCGGCGATCCTGTTGTTCACGCTTGGCTCGCTGCTCTGCGCGATGTCCACCAGCTTCAACCAGCTGGTGATCTCGCGGGTGATACAGGGCATGGGCGGCGCGTTGATGCTGCCGGTGGGGCGTTTGGTGGTGTTGCGTGCCTATCCGCGCAGCGAGTTCGTGCGCGTCATGACGTTCATCGCTCTGCCGGGCATGGTCGGTCCGCTGATCGGCCCGACTCTCGGCGGCTGGCTGGTGGAATACGCGTCCTGGCACTGGATCTTCCTGATCAACCTGCCGGTCGGCCTGATCGGCTGCATGGCCGCGTTTCGCTTCATGCCCGATCTGAAGAGCGCCGAGCGAATACGCTTCGACAGCTTCGGTTTCCTGCTTTTTGGTAGCGCGATGGTGCTGATCACCATCGCGCTCGAAGGGCTTGGCGACATGCACATGCCGCATGCACGCGTCCTGCTGCTCATCGTGATCGGCGCAGCCTGCCTGACGGCTTATTGGCTGCGTGCCGGACATGTCGACAAGCCGTTGTTCAGCCCGGCGTTGTTCCGCGTCCGCAGCTTTGCCGTGGGCATTTTCGGCAACCTGTTCGCGCGTCTGGGAAGCGGCGCATTGCCGTTCCTGCTGCCATTGCTGCTGCAGGTGGCGCTGGGCTATTCGCCGGCGCAGGCGGGCATGCTCATGATTCCATTGGCGCTCGGCGCCATGTTCATCAAGCCCTTGGCCAAACCGTTGATAGACCGTTTCGGTTATCGCCGCATCCTGATCGGCAACACGCTGCTGCTGGGCTCGCTGATCGCCAGCCTGGCGACGATCGATGCGCACACTCCGATGGTGCTTCTATTGCTGCACTTGAGCCTGATCGGGATGGTCAATTCCATGCAGTTCACCGCCATGAACACCGTGACCCTGGTCGGGTTGAGCAACCAGAACGCCAGCAGCGGCAACAGCCTGCTATCGGTGGTGGTGCAGCTGTCGATGAGCTTGGGTGTCGCTTCGGCGGGTGCGCTGCTGGGCGGCTTCACCGTACCTGGAGCCGATGGTGAGGCCGTGCTGCGGGCTTTTCATCTGACGTTTCTGTGCATCGGTACGATGTCGATGCTGGCGGCATCGCTGTTCTCTCAGCTCGACAGCAGGCGGGTCATGGCTGCTCGCCTCATCGATGAGGAATGA